From the genome of Bactrocera oleae isolate idBacOlea1 chromosome 2, idBacOlea1, whole genome shotgun sequence, one region includes:
- the pch2 gene encoding pachytene checkpoint protein 2 homolog: MNLLSAKHSVHIEICLKPTENRLEALEKLLEAPVREYIALAKVPLGESLKIDETIIANNSTLVDLKLVESILVECEAKRNGKLLTETDLQHLILHFFSPQRRVMELETFDVESGEGGDGDAVPASSHWLLPSSSFLHLWENLIYEEGLKEKLVKFALSALIFSQHSVNPHIISCNRLLLLHGPPGTGKTSLCKALAQKLAIRVRRTFRHTHLIEINSHSLFSKWFSESGKLVMRLFAKIREIVMDPHNLVCVLIDEVESMAYARDCMSGQEPKDAMRVVNALLTQLDAIKEHPNVLILATSNLADTIDLAFLDRADIKQYIGLPNVTAIKCIYETMLTEMMRIGIINEQSLKESDRHEGLLTALAKRSIGLSGRALRKLPFLAHAVHTASSDFDMNGKIELSDYLDAMLAALEQHHEDQKQIKT, encoded by the exons atgaatttattaaGTGCAAAACATAGTGTACATATAGAAATATGTCTTAAGCCAACTGAAAA CCGACTAGAGGCATTGGAAAAGCTACTCGAAGCACCTGTACGTGAGTACATTGCATTGGCAAAAGTACCGCTCGGCGAGTCACTAAAAATTGACGAGACAATAATTGCGAACAATTCCACGCTGGTAGATCTGAAATTGGTTGAGTCCATACTTGTGGAATGTGAAGCCAAACGCAATGGAAag TTACTCACCGAAACGGATTtgcaacatttaattttacatttcttcAGCCCTCAAAGGCGTGTAATGGAGTTGGAGACTTTTGATGTTGAATCGGGTGAAGGTGGCGATGGCGATGCAGTACCTGCATCCAGTCATTGGCTTTTACCATCAAGCAGCTTTCTGCATTTATGGGAGAATTTAATTTACGAAGAGGGTTTGAAAGAAAAG CTGGTAAAGTTTGCACTTTCTGCACTGATATTCTCTCAGCACAGCGTAAACCCGCACATAATTTCCTGCAATCGCTTACTACTATTGCACGGTCCACCCGGAACTGGCAAGACTAGCTTATGCAAAGCATTGGCGCAAAAGTTAGCTATTCGTGTACGTCGAACTTTTCGCCATACCCACTTAATTGAAATCAATAGTCACAGTTTGTTTTCGAAATGGTTTTCGGAGAGCGGTAAGCTGGTAATGcgtctttttgcaaaaatacgCGAAATTGTTATGGATCCACATAATCTGGTGTGTGTGCTAATCGATGAGGTGGAATCAATGGCATATGCACGTGATTGCATGTCTGGGCAGGAGCCAAAGGATGCCATGCGTGTGGTTAACGCATTGCTAACACAGCTGGATGCAATTAAAGAGCACCCGAATGTTTTAATATTAGCAACTTCAAATTTAGCTGATACCATAGATTTGGCCTTTTTGGATCGTGCTGATATCAAACAGTATATTGGTTTGCCAAATGTCACggctataaaatgtatttacgaAACCATGTTAACAGAGATGATGCGTATTGGAATAATAAATGAACAATCCCTAAAAGAGAGTGATCGGCATGAAGGTTTGTTAACGGCGTTGGCAAAGCGAAGCATTGGTTTAAGCGGACGCGCCTTGCGTAAACTCCCGTTTCTGGCGCATGCCGTGCACACGGCCAGTTCGGATTTTGATATGAATGGAAAGATTGAATTAAGTGATTATTTGGATGCGATGTTAGCTGCACTTGAGCAGCATCATGAagatcaaaagcaaataaaaacttaa
- the mRpS18A gene encoding small ribosomal subunit protein bS18, giving the protein MKMSNLLRCLAQTICRNTVQINRSITTSSTVLVKEIYEKVEKNALVLEAAQVPSPRADRMLNEACGTRFCPECTLGLDIKHTDVLILSQYVRSDGCMLPRRITGLCHRQQKRIGTLVTMAQKAGLMPNLAPAWSKKDPKKRFGWRKFNKYYLEETIRY; this is encoded by the exons atgaaaatgtctaATTTATTACGTTGTCTCGCCCAAACTATATGCCGGAATACCGTACAAATTAATCGAAGTATAACAACTTCTTCCACTGTTTTGGTTAAAGAAA TTTATGAAAAAGTGGAAAAGAATGCACTTGTCCTGGAAGCTGCGCAAGTTCCCTCGCCACGTGCTGATCGTATGCTGAACGAAGCATGCGGCACGCGTTTCTGTCCGGAATGCACATTAGGTTTAGATATCAAACATACGGATGTGTTGATTTTGTCACAATACGTACGCTCTGATGGCTGTATGTTACCACGGCGTATTACAGGATTATGCCATAGGCAACAGAAACGTATCGGTACATTGGTAACTATGGCTCAAAAGGCCGGTTTGATGCCCAATTTAGCACCGGCATGGAGTAAAAAGGATCCAAAGAAACGTTTTGGTTGGAGgaagtttaataaatattacctTGAAGAGACGATAAGATACTGA
- the kra gene encoding protein krasavietz, whose translation MSQKIERPVLSGQRIKTRKRDEREKYDPTGFRDAVIAGLEKTEGDLEQIFKYLDIAGNKLDYRRYGEVLFDILIAGGLLVPGGSISQDGEKPRTSYCIFEANEDIETMRNHEQVFVKLMRRYRFLEKMFEEEMKKVLVFIKGFTPSERTKLARMTALWLVNGSVPPTVLLVLNNEHLIKDGIALDFLIEVFVAFKQEKGIAHLVQALKKGGLESKLMDFFPPNKRTEEYLKQVFLEKELTEIIKLHKAQASQEAKRELQQTLIDDIHDEKAHSEITADIKEFALRNNIPDHEIIIIIWSTIMSLGEWNKKEELVTDQAVRHLKAYCPLLQAFASTDRSELALILKVQEFCYENMNFMKAFQKIILLFYKTEVLSEESILRWYKDAHSSKGKMHFLEQMRKFVEWLQSAEEESESEDEQKAQSNGE comes from the exons ATGAGTCAAAAAATTGAAAGACCAGTACTATCAGGTCAGCGCATCAAGACCAGAAAAAGAG ATGAAAGAGAGAAATATGACCCAACGGGATTCCGTGATGCGGTCATTGCTGGTCTCGAAAAAACTGAAGGTGACTTGGAACAAATCTTTAAATATCTAGACATCGCTGGAAACAAACTTGATTATCGTCGCTACGGCGAAGTACTATTTGATATATTAATTGCCGGTGGTCTCTTAG TTCCGGGAGGATCAATCTCTCAGGATGGCGAGAAGCCCCGCACAAGTTATTGCATATTCGAAGCAAACGAAGACATTGAGACGATGCGCAACCATGAGCAG GTATTCGTCAAGCTCATGCGCCGATATCGGTTCTTGGAGAAGATGTTCGAAGAGGAAATGAAGAAGGTGTTAGTCTTCATTAAAGGTTTTACACCGAGTGAACGTACCAAACTTGCGCGTATGACAGCGCTCTGGTTAG TTAATGGTTCTGTGCCCCCGACTGTGCTGTTGGTATTGAACAATGAGCATTTGATTAAAGATGGCATTGCACTCGACTTCCTTATCGAGGTATTTGTCGCTTTCAAACAAGAGAAGGGCATTGCACATCTGGTTCAAGCTCTCAAAAAGGGTGGACTTGAAAGCAA ACTAATGGACTTTTTCCCACCAAACAAACGTACtgaagaatatttaaaacaagttttTCTTGAAAAAGAACTaactgaaattataaaattacacaAAGCTCAGGCCAGTCAAGAGGCCAAGCGTGAACTGCAGCAAACGCTAATCGATGATATACATGACGAGAAGGCACATTCAGAAATCACAGCCGATATTAAAGAATTCGCACTGCGTAATAACATTCCTGATCACGAGATTATAATCATT ATTTGGTCGACTATAATGTCGCTCGGTGAATGGAACAAGAAGGAAGAGTTGGTCACCGATCAAGCAGTGCGCCACCTGAAAGCCTATTGTCCATTGTTGCAGGCTTTTGCCTCGACCGATCGCTCTGAGTTGGCTTTGATATTGAAGGTACAGGAATTCTGTTATGAAAACATGAACTTCATGAAAGCCTTCCAAAAGATCATATTACTATTCTACAAAA CTGAAGTATTATCAGAGGAGAGCATACTCCGATGGTACAAAGATGCTCACTCCAGCAAAGGAAAGATGCATTTCCTCGAACAAATGCGCAAGTTTGTCGAATGGCTGCAATCCGCAGAAGAAG AATCTGAATCCGAAGATGAACAAAAGGCACAAAGTAATGGTGAATAA
- the LOC106619958 gene encoding S-adenosylmethionine mitochondrial carrier protein homolog: MEVNGSSAAPQNHTQYSFLPSLVAGGVAGVVVDIALFPIDTIKTRLQSELGFIRAGGFRGIYKGLAPAAAGSAPTAALFFCSYDSFKRYLGQTTGAFNSPYIHMVSASCAEILACLIRVPVEIAKQRRQTIGNTQRTTALQILWRAYKMEGLRRGLYRGYGTTVMREIPFSLIQFPLWEYFKLHWTDVTGIESTPFTVALCGAVAGGIAAGLTTPLDVAKTRIMLAEQGTATKKLNARTVLTTVYRERGFSGIFAGFTPRVLWITLGGAFFFGFYDLTLRILGGNAASDKVNV, encoded by the exons ATGGAAGTGAACGGGAGTAGTGCTGCGCCACAAAATCACACACAATACTCTTTTCTTCCCTCACTTGTG GCAGGTGGAGTTGCCGGTGTTGTTGTGGACATTGCACTCTTCCCCATCGATACAATAAAAACACGTTTGCAGAGCGAATTGGGTTTCATACGTGCCGGTGGTTTTCGTGGTATTTATAAAGGATTAGCACCCGCTGCTGCTGGTAGCGCACCAACTGCAGCACTATTCTTTTGCAGTTATGACAGCTTCAAGCGATATTTAGGCCAAACTACTGGTGCATTTAAttctccatatatacatatggtgtCCGCTTCGTGTGCAGAAATT CTAGCATGTCTTATTCGTGTACCCGTAGAAATCGCCAAACAACGACGACAAACGATTGGCAATACACAAAGAACAACTGCTCTGCAAATACTATGGCGCGCCTACAAAATGGAGGGCTTACGTCGTGGTCTGTATCGCGGCTATGGCACAACAGTGATGCGTGAAATACCATTTAGTTTAATACAATTTCCGCTTTGGGAATACTTTAAACTACATTGGACCGACGTCACTGGTATAGAATCAACGCCTTTCACTGTCGCCTTGTGTGGTGCTGTTGCAGGAGGCATTGCAGCTGGCTTAACTACACCACTTGATGTAGCCAAAACGCGTATCATGCTTGCGGAGCAAGGTACTGCAACGAAAAAGTTAAATGCCCGTACTGTGCTGACAACGGTTTATAGAGAAAGAGGTTTTTCGGG AATCTTTGCAGGTTTTACCCCACGTGTACTCTGGATCACATTAGGCGGTGCATTCTTTTTTGGGTTCTACGATCTCACTTTAAGGATATTAGGTGGTAATGCTGCATCGGATAAAGTAAATGtgtag
- the LOC106619957 gene encoding zinc finger protein 432 isoform X2 encodes MQSDEVAISSSITSLDYVDLSDYCRLCLQVPEESQLLDLQLIYDEEEQLSYYDCFIICTQIDLHSGGINAPHQLCKSCGLELQVAYDFHKKVQESKKFLKQFQKSHITDAETLDTSLTKDEAPQHIVIEEVVHKTSDDTQLPVPIQLENESIENEIVTTEEENVEHLDGHIEYEVLEEHIEMEEYQTVDELMNDDAETVQININDEEYMIQKVNLSTESSTETLVKPLLKNQDVSIISHKKPQTKRKGNLKNNADNNLKFQYSSAESADDLTNCETNITQSTEKYFQNDKRTVTATKTVVNDVVISKKGDIQPRRRFSGKFTCDYCQKVFKNRSRMLTHRRSHELDRPKYACEECGRLYATKQAKDVHVRSFHNRTGLKCPICDKVFVINKLLEVHMRYHTGDFPYVCDICGQKFAQMCHLNTHKNVKHMSVRFSCEHPGCGKYFTSSASLRNHEYSHSSMPFECVHCKRGYPAKAKLKVHIRQKHGIEVTLEQMEEMRKFYVMRSKLNLVKIS; translated from the exons ATGCAATCCGACGAAGTGGCAATTTCTTCGTCCATAACGTCGTTGGACTATGTGGATTTATCAGACTACTGTCGTCTATGTCTACAAGTTCCGGAGGAGTCTCAATTACTGGACTTACAATTAATTTATGATGAAGAGGAACAGCTCAGCTATTATGATTGCTTTATCATATGTACGCAAATTGATTTGCACTCTGGTGGCATTAATGCACCACATCAGCTATGTAAATCTTGTGGCTTAGAATTGCAGGTGGCATATGATTTTCACAAAAAAGTGCAAGAGtccaaaaagtttttaaagcaatttcaaAAATCACACATTACTGATGCAGAAACATTGGATACATCATTAACAAAAGATGAGGCACCGCAacatattgttattgaagaagtGGTTCACAAAACAAGTGATGACACACAACTACCAGTCCCAATACAATTAGAAAATGAgtcaattgaaaatgaaattgtcACTACGGAAGAGGAAAATGTGGAGCATTTGGATGGGCATATAGAATACGAAGTGCTGGAAGAGCACATAGAAATGGAAGAATATCAAACGGTTGATGAGCTAATGAATGATG ATGCGGAAACAGTACAAATAAATATCAATGACGAAGAGTATATGATACAAAAGGTGAATTTAAGTACTGAAAGTAGTACTGAAACGTTAGTCAAGCCACTGCTTAAAAACCAAGATGTATCCATAATAAGCCACAAAAAACCACAAACTAAAAGAAAAGGCaatcttaaaaataatgccgataataatttaaaatttcaatatagtAGTGCTGAAAGCGCTGACGACTTAACAAATTGTGAAACAAATATTACACAAAGCACTGAGAAGTATTTCCAAAACGATAAAAGAACTGTAACAGCAACCAAAACAGTTGTGAACGATGTAGTGATTTCGAAAAAAGGCGACATTCAACCACGACGTCGTTTCAGCGGTAAATTTACCTGTGACTATtgtcaaaaagtttttaaaaaccgTTCTCGTATGTTAACACATCGTCGTTCACATGAACTGGATCGTCCGAAATACGCGTGCGAAGAGTGTGGTCGTTTATATGCCACAAAACAGGCTAAGGACGTACATGTGCGCTCTTTCCACAACAGAACCGGACTTAAATGTCCAATTTGTGATAAAGTTTTCGTTATAAACAAGTTACTTGAAGTGCATATGCGTTACCATACCGGTGATTTTCCGTATGTTTGTGATATATGTGGACAGAAGTTTGCACAAATGTGTCATTTGAACACCCATAAGAATGTGAAACACATGAGTGTGCGTTTCTCCTGTGAACATCCTGGCTGTGGTAAATATTTCACATCTTCTGCTTCGCTACGTAATCACGAGTATTCGCATTCATCAATGCCATTCGAATGCGTACATTGCAAGCGTGGCTATCCGGCAAAGGCAaa ATTAAAAGTACACATACGGCAAAAACATGGTATCGAGGTGACTCTTGAACAAATGGAGGAAATGCGTAAATTTTATGTGATGCGTTCGAAATTGAATTTAGTTAAGATTTCATAA
- the LOC106619957 gene encoding uncharacterized protein isoform X1 produces MQSDEVAISSSITSLDYVDLSDYCRLCLQVPEESQLLDLQLIYDEEEQLSYYDCFIICTQIDLHSGGINAPHQLCKSCGLELQVAYDFHKKVQESKKFLKQFQKSHITDAETLDTSLTKDEAPQHIVIEEVVHKTSDDTQLPVPIQLENESIENEIVTTEEENVEHLDGHIEYEVLEEHIEMEEYQTVDELMNDDNEKDQRTAVIKLEEDSIQFPTDMSTDESVSGHYLTAAKTDIPPVLMTLAPPSDADDINLEEYLFENPGSSKDVKCEPIRQDKKTSTKSKSASGRRGRAPLIPGGPPFQCEYCDHKSPSRSLLASHRHRKHRFNKPPNKCAECGKEFATKQQLERHQQRVSCQSYPLFKCEFCEKTCIGRANYHIHLRFHKKVYPFVCHICAKPFMMAQHLNNHVKTKHEGQRFICEEENCGKMFQTAHALKNHAYTHVDQLPYRCDYCQQDFPTKGRLRWHISRIHGIEHTLDELDCMLVAKEIKLKAKLQPALTPEPVPNELGEVLDEADLEDY; encoded by the exons ATGCAATCCGACGAAGTGGCAATTTCTTCGTCCATAACGTCGTTGGACTATGTGGATTTATCAGACTACTGTCGTCTATGTCTACAAGTTCCGGAGGAGTCTCAATTACTGGACTTACAATTAATTTATGATGAAGAGGAACAGCTCAGCTATTATGATTGCTTTATCATATGTACGCAAATTGATTTGCACTCTGGTGGCATTAATGCACCACATCAGCTATGTAAATCTTGTGGCTTAGAATTGCAGGTGGCATATGATTTTCACAAAAAAGTGCAAGAGtccaaaaagtttttaaagcaatttcaaAAATCACACATTACTGATGCAGAAACATTGGATACATCATTAACAAAAGATGAGGCACCGCAacatattgttattgaagaagtGGTTCACAAAACAAGTGATGACACACAACTACCAGTCCCAATACAATTAGAAAATGAgtcaattgaaaatgaaattgtcACTACGGAAGAGGAAAATGTGGAGCATTTGGATGGGCATATAGAATACGAAGTGCTGGAAGAGCACATAGAAATGGAAGAATATCAAACGGTTGATGAGCTAATGAATGATG ACAATGAAAAGGATCAACGCACTGCTGTAATAAAGCTTGAAGAGGATTCCATACAATTTCCGACAGATATGTCCACCGATGAATCAGTATCGGGACATTACTTAACAGCAGCAAAAACAGACATTCCACCCGTCCTCATGACCTTGGCACCACCATCTGATGCCGATGATATTAATTTAGAAGAATATCTCTTTGAAAATCCCGGATCCTCCAAAGACGTAAAGTGTGAACCGATCCGCCAAGATAAGAAGACCTCAACAAAATCCAAGAGTGCATCCGGCAGACGAGGCCGAGCGCCCCTCATACCTGGTGGTCCACCGTTTCAATGCGAATATTGTGATCATAAAAGTCCCTCACGTTCACTTTTAGCATCACATCGACATCGCAAGCATCGTTTTAATAAACCACCCAATAAATGTGCGGAGTGTGGCAAAGAGTTTGCAACCAAACAACAATTGGAGCGTCATCAACAGCGTGTTAGTTGTCAGTCTTATCCCCTCTTCAAGTGTGAATTTTGCGAAAAGACATGTATCGGTCGTGCAAACTATCATATACATTTACGTTTTCATAAAAAAGTCTACCCATTTGTGTGTCATATCTGCGCCAAACCATTTATGATGGCGCAACATCTTAACAATCATGTGAAAACGAAACATGAGGGCCAACGTTTCATCTGTGAAGAAGAAAATTGTGGTAAAATGTTTCAAACGGCGCATGCGCTTAAAAACCATGCTTACACGCATGTCGATCAGTTGCCCTATCGCTGTGACTACTGTCAGCAAGATTTTCCTACCAAGGGCAG GCTTCGCTGGCACATAAGCAGAATACACGGCATAGAGCATACGTTGGACGAGCTGGATTGCATGCTGGTGGCCAAAGAGATTAAATTGAAGGCAAAATTGCAGCCAGCATTGACGCCTGAGCCTGTGCCCAACGAACTGGGTGAAGTGCTTGATGAGGCCGACCTGGAAGACTACTGA
- the LOC106619957 gene encoding zinc finger protein 630 isoform X3, with protein sequence MQSDEVAISSSITSLDYVDLSDYCRLCLQVPEESQLLDLQLIYDEEEQLSYYDCFIICTQIDLHSGGINAPHQLCKSCGLELQVAYDFHKKVQESKKFLKQFQKSHITDAETLDTSLTKDEAPQHIVIEEVVHKTSDDTQLPVPIQLENESIENEIVTTEEENVEHLDGHIEYEVLEEHIEMEEYQTVDELMNDAQMEYVYPEEVITTSNTFVDTTNCFTELTTKIDMSEASISLKEYTSKITINDPLNTSQSPEETSKLPMEIILPQRSSRVCCDYCQKSFPSRSKMLWHRRMHEPDRPRFNCPFESCDRIYLSRQACELHYKQTHCSPDDYQPLECTLCQKTFAIPQTLQIHMRYHTRDFPYECAHCERRFAQKGHLTSHLQVMHNNLRYICPIEGCRKVFKNTISLRNHSFSHTSMPFRCAYCDRGYPQKSKLKVHLKLKHEVVMSIEELESMRKFKSFRTRHSFVKLEASQSVGENSEATEGSLDSCCVNEYFVDVVNEDAC encoded by the exons ATGCAATCCGACGAAGTGGCAATTTCTTCGTCCATAACGTCGTTGGACTATGTGGATTTATCAGACTACTGTCGTCTATGTCTACAAGTTCCGGAGGAGTCTCAATTACTGGACTTACAATTAATTTATGATGAAGAGGAACAGCTCAGCTATTATGATTGCTTTATCATATGTACGCAAATTGATTTGCACTCTGGTGGCATTAATGCACCACATCAGCTATGTAAATCTTGTGGCTTAGAATTGCAGGTGGCATATGATTTTCACAAAAAAGTGCAAGAGtccaaaaagtttttaaagcaatttcaaAAATCACACATTACTGATGCAGAAACATTGGATACATCATTAACAAAAGATGAGGCACCGCAacatattgttattgaagaagtGGTTCACAAAACAAGTGATGACACACAACTACCAGTCCCAATACAATTAGAAAATGAgtcaattgaaaatgaaattgtcACTACGGAAGAGGAAAATGTGGAGCATTTGGATGGGCATATAGAATACGAAGTGCTGGAAGAGCACATAGAAATGGAAGAATATCAAACGGTTGATGAGCTAATGAATGATG ctCAAATGGAATATGTTTACCCTGAGGAAGTCATAACAACTTCCAACACATTCGTTGACACAACCAACTGCTTTACCGAACTGACAACGAAAATAGATATGTCCGAAGCCTCAATTTCACTAAAAGAATACACTAGTAAGATTACAATTAATGACCCGCTCAACACATCGCAATCACCCGAAGAAACATCGAAACTGCCAATGGAAATAATACTGCCACAACGAAGCAGTCGCGTCTGCTGCGATTATTGCCAAAAGTCATTCCCGAGTCGCAGTAAAATGTTATGGCATCGACGCATGCACGAACCGGATCGGCCACGTTTCAATTGTCCCTTTGAGAGTTGCGATCGCATCTATTTATCACGTCAAGCCTGCGAGCTGCACTACAAGCAGACGCATTGCTCACCCGATGACTACCAGCCATTGGAATGTACGCTGTGTCAGAAAACATTTGCCATACCACAAACGCTGCAGATACATATGCGCTATCACACACGCGATTTTCCCTACGAATGCGCACATTGCGAACGACGATTTGCACAAAAGGGTCATCTAACGTCGCATCTGCAAGTTATGCATAATAATTTGAGGTATATTTGTCCGATAGAGGGATGTCGCAAAGTCTTCAAAAACACTATATCATTACGGAATCATAGTTTCTCGCATACGAGTATGCCATTCCGGTGCGCCTATTGCGATCGTGGTTATCCGCAAAAGTCAAA GCTTAAAGTTCACCTGAAACTGAAACATGAGGTTGTCATGTCCATTGAGGAACTGGAATCAATGCGCAAGTTCAAAAGTTTTCGCACACGCCACTCATTTGTTAAATTAGAAGCGTCACAAAGCGTTGGCGAAAACTCCGAAGCAACGGAGGGTAGCTTAGACAGCTGCTGTGTGAATGAATATTTTGTGGATGTTGTAAATGAAGATGCATGTTAA